In Meleagris gallopavo isolate NT-WF06-2002-E0010 breed Aviagen turkey brand Nicholas breeding stock chromosome 3, Turkey_5.1, whole genome shotgun sequence, one DNA window encodes the following:
- the DPYS gene encoding dihydropyrimidinase, whose amino-acid sequence MMMAQGNSCRKIVFMWSFDYGQTPPPPEPPMPKQRLLIKGGRVVNDDQSVEADVYVEEGVVQEVGPNLNPKPPSGLTVLDATNKLVIPGGIDTHTHFQFPFMGTTSKDDFYTGTKAAVAGGTTMIIDFAIPQKGCSLIEAFNKWKGWADPKVCCDYALHVAVTWWSDKVKEEMKSLVQDKGVNSFKMFMAYKDLYMLSDDELYGALSCCKELGTIAQVHAENGELIAQNTKKLLAMGITGPEGHALSHNEDVEAEATHRAITIANTINCPLYVVHVMSKSSARMITNARNEGKVVYGEPIAAGLGTDGTNYWNEDWAHAAAHVMSPPLSPDPSTPDFLMNLLANDDLSVVGTDNCTFDTCQKALGKDDFTKIPNGLNGVEDRMSVVWEKGVYSGKMDENRFVAVTSTNAAKIFNLYPKKGRIAVGSDADIVIWDPEATRYVGEVVSFHPAPLQEKYTSIHLCSNKPLGRDYGVFSTELCVNYLQVIYLTPTVVYISRDP is encoded by the exons ATGATGATGGCGCAGGGCAACAGCTGCCGGAAGATCGTTTTCATGTGGTCCTTTGACTATGGCCAGACGCCTCCGCCGCCTGAG CCTCCCATGCCAAAGCAGAGGCTTCTGATCAAGGGCGGAAGAGTTGTGAACGATGACCAATCTGTGGAGGCTGATGTATATGTGGAAGAAGGAGTGGTGCAGGAAGTGGGACCAAACCTAAATCCCAAGCCTCCCAGTGGTCTCACCGTGCTGGATGCGACCAACAAGCTGGTGATCCCTGGGGGCATTGATACACACACGCACTTCCAGTTCCCTTTCATGGGTACCACATCAAAAGATGACTTCTATACAGGAACAAAG gctGCTGTAGCAGGagggaccacaatgatcatcgacTTCGCCATTCCTCAGAAAGGCTGCTCTCTTATTGAAGCTTTTAATAAATGGAAAGGCTGGGCAGACCCTAAGGTTTGCTGTGATTATGCATTGCATGTAGCTGTTACCTGGTGGAGCGACAAG gtgaaggaagaaatgaaaagtcttGTTCAAGACAAAGGTGTCAATTCCTTCAAGATGTTTATGGCCTATAAAGATTTATACATGCTTAGTGATGATGAATTGTATGGAGCTTTGTCCTGCTGTAAGGAACTTGGAACAATTGCTCAAGTTCATGCGGAGAATGGGGAGCTAATAGCACAG AACACGAAGAAGTTGCTGGCAATGGGGATAACTGGTCCTGAGGGTCATGCTTTGTCACATAATGAAGATGTGGAAGCTGAAGCTACGCATAGAGCAATTACCATAGCAAATACCATAAACTGCCCCCTTTATGTAGTCCATGTGATGAGTAAGTCTTCAGCAAGGATGATAACCAATGCACGAAATGAAG GAAAGGTGGTTTATGGGGAGCCTATTGCTGCTGGTCTTGGCACTGATGGTACCAACTACTGGAATGAAGACTGGgctcatgctgcagcacatgTGATGTCACCTCCACTGAGTCCAGATCCTTCTACTCCAGATTTCCTCATGAACTTACTGGCCAA TGATGATCTGTCTGTGGTAGGGACTGACAACTGCACTTTCGACACATGCCAGAAAGCTCTGGGAAAGGATGATTTCACCAAAATCCCTAATGGACTGAATGGAGTAGAAGACAGAATGTCAGTAGTGTGGGAAAAAGGCGTT TACAGCGGAAAAATGGACGAAAACAGATTTGTAGCTGTTACTAGCACAAATGCAGCAAAGATCTTTAACCTTTACCCGAAGAAGGGAAGAATTGCTGTGGGTTCTGATGCAGATATTGTAATTTGGGATCCCGAAGCTACAAGGTATGTAGGGGAAGTTGTTTCCTTCcatccagctcctctgcaggaAAAATACACCTCAATCCATTTGTGTAGCAATAAACCTCTGGGGAGAGATTATGGTGTTTTTTCAACTGAACTTTGTGTGAATTATTTACAAGTTATTTACTTGACTCCTACAGTAGTGTATATAAGCAGAGATCCTTGA
- the DCSTAMP gene encoding dendritic cell-specific transmembrane protein, giving the protein MGVFALAAQKAWRVFVSERRLGWKYLIQLFAICSAVGFLLSILLLLSIHVSLEQQSMGLLLLCGLVWVSLSIALCFSKHLRCFSALFLLSCGLREGRNSLLTAGTGVVVAGNIQSIFHNLKVLTDSITCHLEYEKFDLIKYYIEAVKWIYEMANLPTNLLSVTIKHKFTPSYSILDNTLKQELNDTKQEIQRVANQISFMLNILPCIGQKVLPIVGILLVCFGTVLFIKHFVGSHNAKFKNTYITKRFITFDEHQKQQQRPCLLPLNKKERKNYVTIPSFSFTRKERKQMQHFFLPVFIHLCVWLLFAAVDYLFYWLIIYVNKHLQELPDLEIRFRLSQQKNSLIIVMNEHIAKNDLLKISLFKNNCIPQPELHLSTTWLQLGIIIFFLIIFGLSSGFLTQLKILVSNSFYPDVETKRIQYLHAKLLKERAKIQQKAVKNVFARTVNFWFPILRTRETVWKKDKAALNDNMV; this is encoded by the exons atgggaGTATTTGCCTTGGCAGCCCAGAAAGCCTGGAGAGTGTTTGTGTCAGAAAGGAGGCTTGGCTGGAAGTACCTGATACAGCTTTTTGCCATTTGCTCTGCAGTAGGCTTCCTCTTAAGCATTCTCCTCCTCCTTAGCATCCATGTCTCCCTGGAGCAGCAGTCCATGGGTCTCTTGCTGCTTTGTGGCCTAGTCTGGGTCTCACTCTCCATTGCTCTTTGCTTCTCCAAGCACCTGCGCTGCTTCAGTGCCCTATTCCTTCTCTCCTGTGGGCTGCGGGAGGGAAGGAATTCTCTCCTTACTGCTGGTACAGGTGTTGTGGTAGCTGGCAACATCCAAAGTATTTTCCACAACCTAAAGGTCCTGACGGACAGCATAACCTGCCATTTAGAGTATGAGAAATTTGATTTGATAAAATATTACATTGAGGCTGTAAAATGGATTTACGAGATGGCCAATCTTCCTACCAACCTGCTTTCTGTGACAATAAAGCATAAGTTTACACCATCGTACTCAATTTTGGATAATACACTGAAACAAGAGCTGAATGacacaaaacaagaaatccAGAGAGTTGCTAACCAGATATCTTTTATGCTGAATATATTGCCCTGTATAGGCCAGAAAGTACTGCCCATAGTGGGGATTCTTTTAGTTTGTTTTGGAACTGTCCTTTTTATCAAACATTTTGTGGGCTCTCATAATGCCAAGTTTAAGAATACTTATATTACAAAACGGTTCATCACATTTGATGAGCatcaaaagcaacagcaaaggccATGCCTTCTGCCActtaacaaaaaggaaagaaagaattacGTGACAATCCCATCTTTCAGCTTCacaaggaaggagagaaaacagatgcagcatttttttctccctgtatttATTCATCTTTGTGTCTGGCTTCTGTTTGCTGCAGTagattatttgttttattgGCTAATTATTTATGTGAATAAACATCTTCAAGAATTACCAGATCTGGAGATTCGATTCAGACTCTCTCAGCAA AAGAATAGTCTTATCATTGTCATGAATGAGCATATTGCAAAGAATGAtcttttgaagatctctttGTTTAAGAATAACTGCATCCCTCAGCCAGAACTCCACCTCTCCACTACATGGCTCCAGCTTGGAATAATCATCTTCTTCTTAATCATTTTTGGGTTATCTTCTGGCTTCTTGACCCAGCTTAAAATACTCGTGTCAAATTCATTTTATCCTGACGTGGAGACAAAGCGGATACAATATTTACATGCAAAATTACTcaaggaaagagcaaagatACAACAGAAAGCTGTCAAGAATGTATTTGCTAGAACG gtCAATTTTTGGTTCCCAATACTTAGGACAAGAGAAACTGTATGGAAGAAAGACAAGGCTGCATTAAATGACAACATGGTGTGA